From the Glandiceps talaboti chromosome 10, keGlaTala1.1, whole genome shotgun sequence genome, one window contains:
- the LOC144441274 gene encoding TNF receptor-associated factor 1-like translates to MDDKAQKGLQNGLVSNDDVLQTAESRVNDLMHRSSALVDESMVMKAKADRNTERSKSLRDEFCDDRETIKALEKKINCRWPIIAVQTIKRAKIGMRLESLETASYDGTMIWPVTSFAERRQEAIDGLTSSILSPCFFTKQSGYKMCLMLHINGDDIGRDIYVSLHLVVMRGDYDPLLKWPFVPKEVTFTLLNQVKKDGNIRKICVPGDAEFKHDGGDGIRRPPKDRRVVCGFPLFYPLSWLDDKIQEFVVEDSMFLKVRVDME, encoded by the exons ATGGATGACAAAGCTCAAAAAGGTTTACAAAATGGTCTTGTCTCAAATGATGATGTCCTGCAAACTGCAGAATCCAGAGTAAACGATTTAATGCATCGATCAAGTGCACTTGTTGACGAATCTATGGTTATGAAGGCTAAAGCTGATAGAAATACCGAAAGATCGAAATCATTACGGGATGAGTTCTGTGATGACAGGGAAACAATAAAGGCGTTGGAAAAGAAGATAAACTGTCGCTGGCCCATAATTGCAGTCCAAACCATTAAACGAGCGAAAATCGGAATGCGTTTGGAATCTCTGGAAACGGCATCATATGATGGCACAATGATATGGCCTGTTACGTCGTTTGCTGAACGCCGTCAAGAGGCTATCGATGGTTTAACGTCATCTATCTTGTCACCTTGTTTCTTCACCAAACAAAGTGGTTACAAGATGTGTCTGATGTTACATATAAATGGAGATGATATCGGTAGAGACATCTACGTTTCACTTCATTTAGTAGTAATGAGAGGAGATTATGACCCACTGCTAAAATGGCCATTTGTTCCAAAAGAG GTCACTTTTACCCTCTTGAACCAGGTGAAGAAAGACGGTAACATCAGAAAAATATGTGTACCAGGTGATGCTGAGTTTAAacatgatggtggtgatgggaTTCGTCGTCCACCGAAGGATAGACGGGTCGTTTGCGGTTTCCCGCTTTTTTATCCATTGTCCTGGCTGGACGACAAAATACAGGAGTTCGTCGTTGAAGATAGCATGTTTTTAAAAGTTAGAGTTGATATGGagtag